One stretch of Marinobacterium iners DNA includes these proteins:
- the ylqF gene encoding ribosome biogenesis GTPase YlqF — protein sequence MSRINWFPGHMHKARKEIAQVMDEIDVVIEVLDARLPMSSENPLVDQLRRNKPVLKLLNKQDLADPVRTQEWLDHFNAREAITAVALDMQQKALIKRIPELCKQMVPARTRQDRPVRAMIMGIPNVGKSTLINALLGRKIAKVGNEPAVTKAQKRYSVHNGMALSDTPGILWPKIEDEDSGYRLAASGAIKDTAIEHELVAAYAAGFMLQDYPQRLVERYKLKTLPEGREALLDEIGRKRGCLRPGGVVDRHKASEILLTELRAGKLGPITFETVEEWERKRIEAEQAAAEAAALAAAEAGESN from the coding sequence ATGTCACGTATCAACTGGTTTCCCGGACACATGCACAAGGCGCGCAAGGAAATTGCGCAGGTAATGGATGAGATCGATGTGGTGATCGAGGTCCTGGACGCCCGCCTGCCCATGTCGAGTGAAAACCCGCTGGTTGATCAGCTGCGGCGCAACAAGCCGGTCTTGAAGCTGCTGAACAAGCAGGACCTTGCCGATCCCGTGCGGACTCAGGAGTGGCTCGATCACTTCAATGCGCGCGAAGCGATCACGGCAGTTGCACTGGATATGCAGCAGAAGGCTTTGATCAAGCGAATTCCGGAACTGTGCAAGCAGATGGTGCCGGCACGCACCCGTCAGGATCGTCCCGTACGTGCCATGATCATGGGCATCCCGAATGTGGGCAAGTCGACTCTGATTAATGCACTGCTTGGGCGCAAGATTGCCAAAGTCGGCAACGAGCCGGCCGTCACGAAGGCTCAGAAGCGTTACAGTGTGCACAACGGCATGGCGTTGTCGGATACACCGGGCATTCTGTGGCCGAAAATCGAGGATGAAGACTCCGGTTACCGCCTTGCCGCCAGCGGTGCGATCAAGGATACCGCCATAGAACATGAACTGGTGGCGGCCTATGCCGCAGGCTTCATGCTGCAGGATTATCCGCAGCGATTGGTGGAACGCTATAAACTCAAAACCCTGCCCGAAGGGCGCGAAGCACTATTGGATGAGATCGGTCGCAAGCGAGGCTGCCTTCGTCCAGGTGGTGTTGTCGACCGCCACAAGGCGTCTGAAATCCTGCTCACTGAGCTGCGTGCAGGCAAGCTGGGCCCCATAACCTTCGAAACCGTCGAAGAGTGGGAACGTAAACGAATTGAGGCCGAACAGGCTGCCGCCGAAGCCGCTGCACTGGCAGCCGCTGAAGCCGGGGAGAGTAACTGA
- a CDS encoding NAD(P)/FAD-dependent oxidoreductase, whose amino-acid sequence MSERDVIIIGGGASGLMCAAIAAYRGRRVLLLEHTKKIGRKILMSGGGRCNFTHLHNTAANFLSDNPHFCKSALSRFGAADFVELVDRHGIEYHEKTPGQLFCNESSKEILQLLLTECEWAGVEIMTETQAFEVKPTTSGYALRTSRGQFVAESVVVATGGLSIPNGGATGFAYQIAEQFGLNVTPRQAALVPFTLQPDLLEHLKPLAGVSQPVRVSCNGVSFNDNLLFTHRGLSGPAILQISSYWRGGDAVEIDLVPGAGLEHWLRQQRDERPKAEVRTLMAQHMTKRLAQTLCDLWQIHDEIGQCRNARIAEIAERFNRWQVKPSGTEGYRTAEVTLGGIDTAEVSQKTFAANKAPGLYFIGECLDVTGHLGGHNFQWAWASGYCAGQHV is encoded by the coding sequence GTGTCTGAGCGGGATGTCATCATAATCGGCGGCGGTGCTTCGGGCCTCATGTGTGCGGCTATTGCGGCCTACCGCGGCCGTCGGGTACTGCTGCTCGAACACACCAAAAAGATCGGTCGTAAGATTCTCATGTCAGGTGGTGGGCGCTGCAACTTTACCCATTTACACAACACGGCAGCCAACTTCCTGAGTGACAATCCGCATTTCTGTAAATCGGCGCTGAGTCGTTTTGGGGCTGCTGATTTTGTTGAGCTGGTTGACCGCCATGGCATCGAATACCACGAAAAAACACCCGGTCAGCTGTTCTGTAACGAATCCAGCAAGGAAATTCTTCAGCTGCTGCTGACCGAGTGTGAATGGGCAGGGGTTGAGATTATGACCGAAACCCAGGCCTTTGAAGTCAAGCCCACCACCAGTGGCTATGCGTTGCGCACATCCCGTGGACAATTTGTTGCCGAATCGGTGGTGGTTGCCACCGGTGGTCTGTCGATTCCCAACGGTGGTGCCACCGGATTTGCCTACCAGATCGCCGAGCAATTCGGACTCAACGTCACACCGCGTCAGGCGGCACTGGTACCCTTTACACTCCAGCCTGATCTGCTGGAGCACCTGAAGCCACTGGCAGGGGTATCTCAGCCGGTCAGAGTCAGTTGCAACGGCGTTTCATTCAATGACAACCTGCTGTTTACCCACCGCGGCCTGAGCGGTCCAGCCATTCTGCAGATATCATCCTATTGGCGTGGCGGCGATGCAGTTGAAATCGATCTTGTGCCGGGGGCTGGCCTTGAACACTGGCTCAGGCAGCAACGTGACGAGCGCCCAAAGGCCGAGGTACGTACCCTCATGGCACAGCATATGACCAAGCGCCTGGCACAGACGTTGTGCGATCTCTGGCAAATACACGACGAGATTGGCCAGTGCCGCAATGCACGCATTGCCGAGATTGCCGAGCGTTTCAACCGATGGCAGGTCAAACCCTCAGGTACCGAGGGCTATCGTACCGCGGAGGTCACTCTTGGAGGCATTGATACGGCTGAGGTGTCTCAAAAGACATTCGCGGCCAACAAGGCCCCGGGGCTGTATTTCATCGGTGAGTGTCTGGATGTGACCGGGCATCTGGGGGGACACAACTTCCAATGGGCCTGGGCTTCAGGTTACTGTGCGGGTCAGCATGTCTAA
- the rssA gene encoding patatin-like phospholipase RssA — protein MKIGLALGSGSARGWSHIGVINALAREGIKPEIICGTSIGALVGASCASGSLDRLEQWVRSLSRFETARFFELNLSRQGFVNTERFHHFLNTYISDDDTHIESLQCAYGAVATELETGREVWFTEGSLLQAVWASISLPGLFPAIRHDHHWLVDGGLVNPVPVSLCRAMGAEVVIAVNLNGDIIGRHLHKPKPVETQKPRNGVMGRLTELVDEYTTRLTGADEPEDHSPSMFDAIAGSINIIQDRITRSRMAGDPPDILLSPPLADIGLLEFYRAEEAIREGERAVEEMLPTIHRLLQR, from the coding sequence ATGAAAATTGGCCTGGCACTGGGGAGTGGTTCCGCACGCGGCTGGTCTCATATCGGTGTGATCAATGCACTGGCCCGGGAAGGGATTAAGCCCGAAATCATTTGCGGCACCTCAATTGGTGCACTGGTTGGCGCTTCCTGTGCAAGTGGCAGTCTCGACCGCCTCGAACAGTGGGTGCGTTCACTGAGCCGATTCGAGACCGCTCGATTTTTCGAACTGAATCTTTCTCGTCAAGGTTTCGTCAATACTGAACGCTTCCACCACTTTCTGAACACCTACATTTCTGATGACGATACCCATATTGAATCACTTCAGTGCGCCTATGGCGCGGTAGCCACCGAGCTGGAGACAGGGCGTGAGGTATGGTTTACCGAGGGCTCACTGTTACAGGCCGTTTGGGCTTCAATCTCGTTACCGGGCCTGTTTCCAGCCATTCGTCATGATCACCACTGGCTGGTAGACGGCGGCCTGGTGAATCCGGTGCCGGTATCTCTGTGCCGAGCGATGGGTGCTGAGGTGGTGATTGCGGTCAATCTGAATGGCGATATCATCGGGCGCCACCTGCATAAACCTAAACCGGTCGAAACACAAAAGCCGCGCAATGGCGTGATGGGTCGATTAACTGAGCTGGTCGACGAATATACAACCCGGCTGACCGGAGCTGATGAGCCTGAGGATCATTCACCGAGCATGTTTGATGCCATTGCCGGCTCGATCAATATCATACAGGACCGTATTACACGTAGCCGCATGGCGGGGGATCCACCCGATATCCTGCTGTCGCCACCGCTGGCCGATATTGGGTTGCTGGAGTTTTACCGAGCAGAAGAAGCGATCAGGGAAGGGGAGCGGGCGGTGGAAGAGATGCTGCCAACCATTCACCGCCTGCTGCAGCGCTAG
- a CDS encoding EAL and HDOD domain-containing protein: MDSNTERGQPLLARQPIFDHQQRVIAYDLLYKEDEHLNAMLQTDPEAESSSEVILHAYTSISDQGEVKRVPAFIQIAPRMILEGTMPTLPAKQVVICIRLTEPGNMDLLRALHKMSKDGYRIALTDFRFSPEYDTALKIAKIIKIDVGQLDSEEIRRQAELLAPYKSTLLATNITSFDTLEHCIESGYKLFQGSFLSKPKVVKGRKVNANQIALMQLMQELQKPNATPEKLEDLIIRDPILTYKLLRIVNSAAYSLVRQVESIAEAVVLLGMEQIRKWATLIAMTANRDKPEELTRILLTRGHMCEMIAQSEHQPNPSGFFMVGMMSGLHAMLDIDQETLLEQLPLGEDIKAALARGEGKMGQLLRQVIAYESGDWDQLPSDFDISLYEATYRHSLKWTKESMQAMYE, translated from the coding sequence ATGGACAGTAATACTGAACGGGGACAGCCTCTGCTGGCCCGACAGCCGATCTTCGATCACCAGCAGCGTGTTATCGCCTATGATCTGTTGTACAAGGAAGACGAACACCTGAACGCGATGTTGCAGACGGACCCTGAAGCTGAATCCAGCTCAGAGGTGATTCTGCATGCCTATACCAGTATTTCGGATCAGGGCGAAGTAAAGCGCGTGCCCGCATTTATCCAGATTGCACCACGCATGATTCTGGAAGGCACCATGCCGACACTGCCGGCCAAGCAGGTCGTGATCTGTATTCGCCTGACTGAGCCGGGCAACATGGATCTGCTGCGCGCTCTGCATAAAATGTCGAAAGATGGCTACCGTATTGCGCTCACCGACTTCCGCTTCAGTCCCGAATACGATACTGCCCTTAAAATTGCCAAAATCATCAAAATTGATGTTGGCCAGTTGGATAGCGAGGAGATTCGCCGTCAGGCAGAATTGCTTGCGCCTTACAAGTCTACTCTGCTGGCAACCAACATCACCAGCTTCGACACGCTTGAACACTGCATCGAGAGCGGGTACAAGCTGTTCCAGGGCAGCTTTCTGAGCAAGCCCAAGGTTGTGAAGGGCCGCAAGGTCAATGCCAATCAGATAGCCTTGATGCAGCTGATGCAGGAGCTGCAGAAGCCCAATGCTACACCGGAAAAGCTTGAAGACTTGATCATCCGTGACCCTATACTCACCTATAAGCTGCTGCGCATCGTCAACTCTGCCGCCTACTCACTTGTGCGCCAGGTTGAGTCGATCGCGGAGGCTGTTGTGTTGCTTGGAATGGAGCAGATCAGAAAGTGGGCCACCCTGATTGCGATGACGGCGAACCGAGATAAGCCGGAGGAGCTTACCCGCATCTTGCTTACCCGTGGCCACATGTGTGAAATGATCGCGCAGAGTGAACATCAACCCAACCCGTCCGGTTTCTTTATGGTTGGCATGATGTCGGGCCTTCATGCGATGCTGGATATTGATCAGGAAACACTGCTTGAGCAGCTGCCCCTGGGCGAGGATATCAAAGCGGCATTGGCTAGAGGTGAAGGCAAGATGGGACAGCTACTAAGGCAAGTGATCGCATATGAATCCGGTGACTGGGATCAGTTGCCCAGCGATTTTGATATCTCGCTGTATGAAGCAACCTATCGTCACAGCTTGAAGTGGACCAAAGAGTCGATGCAGGCGATGTACGAATAA